In Firmicutes bacterium ASF500, a single genomic region encodes these proteins:
- the nfo gene encoding endonuclease 4 — protein MSAKFGPAGNSESFSRVHKSSLAAPKWIAGFGLDCYEYQCGKGVHVGKETAVKIGENARAAGISLSLHAPYFINLANPDRDALQKTIGYITAGCQVADWMGAGRVVIHSGALMKRGRSQALETAKQSLAEVIAACDGQGFDHIALCPETMGKINQLGDLDEVLELCTLDRRLVPCIDFGHLYARSLGADDGAEAFSRMLDRVAEVLGPDRAGTFHSHFSHIEFTPSGGEKCHRTFDGDGGYGPSWTPLAAEIARRGWSPTFICESAGTQAEDALTMKQTYEALL, from the coding sequence GTGAGTGCAAAATTCGGCCCCGCGGGCAATTCGGAGAGTTTTTCCAGGGTCCACAAGTCCTCCCTGGCCGCCCCCAAGTGGATTGCCGGCTTTGGCCTGGACTGCTACGAGTATCAGTGCGGAAAGGGGGTCCACGTGGGGAAGGAGACCGCCGTCAAAATCGGCGAGAACGCCCGGGCGGCGGGGATATCCCTGTCCCTCCACGCCCCCTACTTCATCAACCTGGCCAACCCCGACCGGGATGCCCTCCAAAAGACCATCGGCTACATCACCGCCGGATGTCAGGTGGCGGACTGGATGGGGGCGGGACGGGTGGTCATTCACTCGGGGGCGCTGATGAAGCGTGGACGGAGCCAGGCGCTGGAGACGGCGAAACAATCTCTGGCCGAGGTCATTGCCGCCTGCGACGGGCAGGGGTTTGACCATATCGCCCTGTGCCCCGAGACCATGGGCAAGATCAACCAGCTGGGCGACCTGGACGAGGTGCTGGAGCTGTGTACCCTGGACCGGCGGCTGGTGCCCTGTATTGACTTCGGCCACCTCTACGCCCGCTCCCTGGGGGCGGACGACGGGGCGGAGGCCTTTTCCCGGATGCTGGACCGGGTGGCGGAGGTCCTGGGCCCCGACCGGGCCGGCACCTTCCACAGCCACTTCTCCCACATCGAGTTTACCCCCAGCGGCGGCGAGAAGTGCCACCGCACCTTCGACGGCGACGGGGGCTACGGTCCAAGCTGGACCCCGCTGGCGGCGGAGATTGCCCGCCGGGGCTGGTCGCCCACCTTCATCTGTGAGTCCGCCGGCACCCAGGCGGAGGATGCGCTGACTATGAAACAAACCTATGAGGCGCTTTTATAG
- the ptsI_3 gene encoding Phosphoenolpyruvate-protein phosphotransferase, translating to MQILSGKAIMEQIVAGKLCVYRRPAPQVQLYTLGDWRQEINRFHRAQQLAILELNTLYHRALNQVGEGVASIFLIHGMLLEDHDYVETVRGLINGQGVTAEYAVQMAEISFSAAFSAMDSPYMQARSADIRDISQRVLRALMGGRQTLLMDEPAILVSEDFLPSEVMDFDQRRLLGLITRKGSLDSHTAMLVRAYHIPAIVEVDLISKWEGHPALMDGYTGNIYVDPEPEQLNQLRELYQANGRPKGSLLIHA from the coding sequence GTGCAGATTCTGTCCGGCAAGGCAATCATGGAGCAGATCGTGGCGGGGAAGCTGTGTGTATACCGCCGCCCCGCGCCCCAGGTCCAACTCTACACCCTGGGGGACTGGAGGCAGGAGATCAACCGCTTTCACCGGGCCCAGCAGCTGGCCATCCTGGAGCTGAACACCCTCTATCACCGGGCGCTGAACCAGGTGGGCGAGGGGGTGGCCTCCATCTTCCTGATCCACGGGATGCTTCTGGAGGACCACGACTATGTGGAGACCGTCCGGGGCCTGATCAACGGCCAGGGCGTCACGGCGGAATACGCCGTTCAGATGGCGGAGATCAGCTTCTCCGCCGCCTTCTCCGCTATGGACAGCCCCTATATGCAGGCCCGGTCGGCGGACATCCGGGACATCTCCCAGCGGGTGCTCCGGGCGCTGATGGGGGGCCGTCAGACCCTTCTGATGGACGAGCCCGCCATTCTGGTCTCTGAGGACTTCCTCCCCAGCGAGGTGATGGACTTCGACCAGCGGCGGCTTCTGGGCCTCATCACCCGGAAGGGCAGCCTGGACAGCCATACCGCTATGCTGGTCCGGGCCTATCACATCCCCGCCATTGTGGAGGTGGACCTGATCTCCAAATGGGAGGGTCACCCGGCCCTGATGGACGGCTACACCGGCAACATCTATGTGGACCCGGAGCCGGAGCAGCTGAACCAGCTGCGGGAGCTGTACCAGGCCAACGGACGGCCCAAGGGCTCCCTTTTGATCCACGCGTAG
- a CDS encoding hypothetical protein (UPF0398 protein YpsA): MDHEKTCCFTGHRPDKLPWGEEESDPRCLRLKEAIARAVEDAYVSGIRRFITGMARGIDLYCAEAVLALRETEQDIALECARPCETQADSWPEEQKRRYQSILDRCDFEILVQHHYDRFCMMRRNRYMVDRSSRLIAVYNGAPKGGTFQTLAYAMKKGLTIHTIDLEDFL; this comes from the coding sequence ATGGACCACGAAAAAACCTGCTGCTTCACCGGCCACCGGCCCGACAAGCTGCCCTGGGGGGAGGAGGAGTCCGACCCCCGGTGCCTGCGGCTGAAGGAGGCCATCGCCCGGGCGGTGGAGGACGCCTATGTGTCGGGGATCCGGCGCTTCATCACCGGCATGGCCCGGGGGATCGACTTATACTGCGCCGAGGCGGTGCTGGCTCTGCGGGAGACAGAACAGGACATCGCTCTGGAGTGCGCCCGGCCCTGCGAGACCCAGGCGGACAGCTGGCCGGAGGAACAGAAGCGGCGCTACCAGTCCATCCTGGACCGGTGCGACTTTGAGATCCTGGTCCAGCATCACTACGACCGCTTCTGCATGATGCGCCGCAACCGGTACATGGTGGACCGGTCCTCCCGGCTCATCGCCGTCTACAACGGAGCGCCCAAGGGGGGCACCTTCCAGACCCTGGCCTACGCCATGAAGAAGGGGCTGACCATCCACACCATCGACCTGGAGGACTTCCTATGA
- the queH gene encoding Epoxyqueuosine reductase QueH: MNTLMHICCAPCANRPIAQLREEGLSVTGFWFNPNIHPYTEYQARKRTLEEYAREIGMKLAVGGTYDLRPFITAVAGDIDGRCAYCYRVRMEATAKYAAENGFDSFTTSLLISPYQNHDGIAAAAREMGERYGVAFLYRDFRPLFQEGQQFARDHGFYMQKYCGCIFSEEDRYMAAKRKKKRTGPCASGGKEVY, translated from the coding sequence ATGAACACCCTGATGCACATCTGCTGCGCCCCCTGCGCCAACCGGCCCATCGCCCAGCTCCGGGAGGAGGGCCTGTCCGTCACCGGCTTCTGGTTCAACCCCAACATCCACCCCTACACCGAGTATCAGGCCCGGAAGCGGACGCTGGAGGAGTATGCCAGGGAGATTGGCATGAAGCTGGCCGTCGGCGGGACCTACGACCTGCGGCCCTTCATCACCGCCGTGGCGGGGGACATCGACGGCCGGTGCGCCTACTGCTACCGGGTCCGCATGGAGGCGACGGCCAAATACGCCGCCGAGAACGGGTTTGACAGCTTCACCACATCCCTGCTCATCTCCCCCTACCAGAACCACGACGGAATTGCCGCCGCCGCCCGGGAGATGGGGGAGCGATACGGCGTGGCCTTTCTCTACCGGGACTTCCGCCCCCTCTTCCAGGAGGGACAGCAGTTTGCCAGGGACCACGGGTTTTATATGCAGAAGTACTGCGGCTGTATCTTCAGCGAGGAGGACCGGTATATGGCCGCCAAGCGGAAGAAAAAGCGGACCGGCCCTTGCGCTTCCGGCGGGAAAGAGGTATACTGA
- the glpK gene encoding Glycerol kinase, which translates to MAQYIMALDSGTTSCRCILFNRRGEMCGSAQKEFTQYFPKPGWVEHDAEEIWSTQLEVAQEAMRNLNASAADIAAIGITNQRETTIVWDRQTGEPVSRAIVWQCRRTAGYCDSLKAKGLEEDFRARTGLIIDAYFSGTKLKWILDNVPGARARAERGELLFGTVESWLIWKLTKGRVHVTDYSNASRTMMFNINTLEWDRDILAELDIPAAMLPQAKPSSCIYGEADPQFFGGPVPIAGAAGDQQAALFGQTCFTPGEAKNTYGTGCFLLMNVGEKPVFSKNGLVTTIAWGLDGRVEYALEGSIFVAGASIQWLRDELRFIDSSADSEYMARKVNDTNGCYVVPAFTGLGAPHWDQYARGAIVGLTRGVNKYHIIRATLESMCYQVNDVLQAMRADSGVELAALKADGGASSNNLLMQLQADISGAPVNRPACVETTAMGAAYLAGLAVGYWSGKEEVRQNWATDRTFLPSLSQEERTARIRGWNRAVRCSYGWAKEEEA; encoded by the coding sequence ATGGCACAATACATTATGGCGCTGGATTCCGGAACCACCAGCTGCCGGTGCATCCTGTTCAACAGGAGGGGCGAGATGTGCGGCTCGGCCCAGAAGGAGTTCACCCAGTACTTTCCCAAGCCCGGCTGGGTGGAGCACGACGCGGAGGAGATCTGGTCCACTCAGCTGGAGGTGGCTCAGGAGGCCATGCGCAACCTGAACGCCTCCGCCGCGGACATCGCGGCCATCGGCATCACCAACCAGCGGGAGACCACCATCGTTTGGGACAGGCAGACCGGCGAACCGGTGAGCCGGGCCATTGTGTGGCAGTGCCGCCGCACCGCCGGGTATTGCGACAGCCTGAAGGCCAAGGGCCTGGAGGAGGACTTCCGCGCCAGGACCGGCCTGATTATCGACGCCTACTTTTCCGGCACCAAGCTGAAATGGATTCTGGACAACGTGCCCGGCGCCCGGGCCCGGGCGGAGCGGGGCGAGCTCCTCTTCGGCACGGTGGAGAGCTGGCTGATCTGGAAGCTGACCAAGGGGCGGGTCCACGTCACCGACTACTCCAACGCCTCCCGCACTATGATGTTCAACATCAACACCCTGGAGTGGGACCGGGATATCCTGGCCGAGCTGGACATTCCGGCGGCTATGCTGCCCCAGGCGAAGCCCTCCAGCTGTATCTACGGCGAGGCCGACCCCCAGTTCTTCGGCGGGCCCGTCCCCATCGCCGGGGCGGCGGGGGACCAGCAGGCCGCCCTCTTCGGTCAGACCTGCTTCACCCCCGGCGAGGCCAAAAATACATACGGCACCGGCTGCTTCCTCCTGATGAACGTGGGAGAGAAGCCAGTCTTTTCCAAAAACGGTCTGGTCACCACCATCGCCTGGGGACTGGACGGCAGGGTGGAGTACGCCCTGGAGGGCTCCATCTTTGTGGCCGGGGCCTCCATCCAGTGGCTGCGGGACGAGCTGCGGTTCATCGACTCCTCCGCCGACTCCGAATATATGGCCCGAAAGGTGAACGACACCAACGGCTGCTATGTGGTCCCCGCCTTCACCGGCCTGGGGGCTCCCCACTGGGACCAGTACGCCCGGGGGGCCATTGTGGGGCTCACCCGGGGGGTGAACAAATACCACATCATCCGGGCCACCCTGGAGTCCATGTGCTATCAGGTCAACGACGTGCTCCAGGCCATGCGGGCCGACTCCGGCGTGGAGCTGGCCGCCCTCAAGGCCGACGGCGGGGCCAGCTCCAACAACCTGCTCATGCAGCTCCAGGCGGACATCAGCGGCGCACCCGTCAACCGGCCCGCCTGCGTGGAGACCACCGCCATGGGAGCGGCCTATCTGGCCGGTCTGGCGGTGGGCTACTGGTCCGGCAAGGAGGAGGTCCGGCAAAACTGGGCCACCGACCGCACCTTCCTCCCCTCCCTCTCCCAGGAGGAGCGCACCGCCCGTATCCGGGGCTGGAACCGGGCCGTCCGGTGCTCCTACGGCTGGGCGAAGGAGGAGGAAGCCTAA
- the aspC gene encoding Aspartate aminotransferase encodes MVSERMKGLGTARSVIRELFEYGKLRAAQVGPENVFDFSIGNPSVPCPAAVNEEAVRLLKEQPDLIHAYTSAQGDQESRQRFADSLNRRFGTGYTAGQLYLTVGAAASLCCVLNGLSCPGDEFIVFAPHFPEYKVFIEGAGARMVLVPPEVERFQIDFDAFERAVGEHTKGVLINSPNNPSGVVYSRQTLERLAGILTEKSREYGHPIYLISDEPYREIVYAGVEVPWVPGVYRDTIVCYSFSKSLSLPGERIGYVLVPGEVTDSGDVYAAVAGAGRSLGYVNAPSLFQRVTSLCCDMTSDIKVYEENAKILVTALREMGYHVAEPNGAFYLFPRTLEPDDLAFCERAKKMDLLIVPGTGFGAPGHTRISYCVQTDMIRRSLPKFRELAESYR; translated from the coding sequence ATGGTATCTGAACGTATGAAGGGACTGGGCACCGCCCGGTCGGTAATTCGGGAGCTGTTTGAATACGGCAAACTGCGGGCCGCCCAGGTGGGGCCGGAGAATGTCTTTGATTTCTCCATCGGCAACCCCAGCGTCCCCTGTCCCGCCGCCGTCAATGAGGAGGCCGTCCGCCTGCTCAAAGAGCAGCCCGATCTCATCCACGCCTACACCAGCGCCCAGGGGGACCAGGAGTCCCGCCAGCGATTTGCCGATTCCCTGAACCGGCGCTTCGGAACCGGTTACACCGCCGGTCAGCTCTACCTCACCGTGGGGGCCGCCGCCTCCCTGTGCTGTGTGCTCAACGGCCTGAGCTGTCCCGGGGATGAGTTTATCGTCTTTGCTCCCCATTTCCCGGAGTACAAGGTGTTCATCGAGGGGGCCGGGGCCAGGATGGTCCTTGTCCCCCCGGAGGTGGAGCGCTTTCAGATCGACTTCGACGCCTTTGAGCGGGCTGTCGGCGAGCACACCAAGGGGGTGCTTATCAACTCCCCCAACAACCCCTCCGGCGTGGTCTACTCCCGGCAGACGCTGGAGCGGCTGGCCGGTATCCTGACCGAGAAGAGCCGGGAGTACGGCCACCCCATCTACCTCATCTCCGACGAGCCCTACCGGGAGATCGTCTATGCCGGAGTGGAGGTGCCCTGGGTCCCCGGCGTGTACCGGGACACCATTGTGTGCTACTCCTTCTCCAAGTCCCTGTCCCTTCCAGGCGAGCGCATCGGCTATGTGCTGGTGCCGGGGGAAGTTACGGACAGCGGCGATGTCTACGCCGCCGTGGCCGGGGCGGGCCGGTCCCTGGGCTATGTGAACGCCCCCAGCCTGTTCCAGCGGGTCACCTCCCTGTGCTGTGACATGACCTCCGACATCAAGGTCTATGAGGAGAACGCGAAGATTCTTGTGACCGCCCTGCGGGAGATGGGCTACCATGTGGCGGAGCCCAACGGGGCCTTCTACCTCTTTCCCCGCACCCTGGAGCCGGACGACCTGGCCTTCTGTGAGCGGGCCAAAAAGATGGACCTGCTCATTGTTCCCGGCACAGGCTTCGGAGCCCCAGGCCACACCCGCATTTCCTACTGTGTCCAGACCGACATGATCCGCCGCTCCCTGCCCAAATTCCGGGAGCTGGCCGAGTCCTACCGCTGA
- the ypdF gene encoding Aminopeptidase YpdF: protein MNHIEKIAAKLADFGLDAMMITSESGERYALGFHGEGLLLVTREGAQYTTDGRYIEAAREQIDGAEVLLTTPDKGHMAFAREYIEAKKLHNVGFESGAVTVDGHKKYAQALPCVLTPAQDLLDGLRASKDEGELALMRRAQEITDEAFKAILNFIRPGMTEREIAARLVYELLSRGGEKVSFDPIVAAGPNGSRPHAVPGDQIVDAGMFITMDFGCKVGGYCSDMTRTVALGQPTEEMEAVYNAVLAAQKAGINAARAGVTGQEIDGAARKVLQEAGYGEYFSHGFGHSLGVDIHEAPSASSKETRPMPAGAVISAEPGVYLPGKFGVRIEDVLILNETGCEDITRSPKDLIVL from the coding sequence ATGAACCACATCGAAAAAATCGCCGCCAAGCTGGCGGATTTTGGGCTGGACGCCATGATGATTACCAGTGAGTCCGGGGAGCGGTACGCTCTGGGCTTCCACGGGGAGGGGCTTCTCCTCGTTACCCGGGAGGGGGCCCAATACACCACAGACGGGCGGTACATCGAGGCCGCCCGGGAGCAGATCGACGGGGCGGAGGTCCTGTTGACCACGCCGGACAAGGGGCATATGGCCTTTGCCAGGGAATACATCGAGGCCAAAAAGCTCCACAACGTGGGCTTCGAGAGCGGGGCCGTGACGGTGGACGGCCACAAGAAGTACGCCCAGGCTCTGCCCTGCGTCCTCACCCCCGCTCAGGACCTGCTGGACGGCCTGCGGGCTTCGAAAGACGAGGGGGAGCTGGCCCTGATGCGTCGGGCCCAGGAGATTACCGACGAGGCATTCAAGGCCATTTTGAACTTCATCCGTCCCGGCATGACCGAGCGGGAGATCGCCGCCCGGCTGGTCTATGAGCTGCTCAGCCGGGGGGGAGAGAAGGTGTCCTTCGACCCCATCGTGGCCGCCGGACCCAACGGCTCCCGGCCCCACGCCGTCCCCGGCGACCAGATTGTGGACGCGGGGATGTTTATTACCATGGACTTCGGCTGCAAGGTGGGGGGCTACTGCTCCGACATGACCCGCACCGTGGCCCTGGGCCAGCCCACTGAGGAGATGGAGGCGGTGTACAACGCCGTCCTGGCCGCCCAGAAGGCGGGCATCAACGCCGCCCGGGCCGGGGTCACCGGCCAGGAGATCGACGGCGCCGCCCGGAAGGTCCTCCAGGAGGCGGGGTATGGGGAGTATTTCTCCCACGGCTTCGGCCACTCCCTGGGGGTGGACATCCACGAGGCCCCCAGCGCCAGCTCCAAGGAGACCCGCCCCATGCCCGCAGGTGCGGTCATCTCCGCCGAGCCGGGGGTCTATCTTCCGGGGAAATTCGGCGTGCGTATCGAGGACGTGCTCATTCTCAACGAGACCGGCTGTGAGGACATCACCCGGTCGCCCAAGGACCTGATCGTGCTGTGA